The Christiangramia flava JLT2011 region GAAGATCGGTGTCGATATTCATTTTAATCACACCGTATCCAATCGCCTCGCGAATTTCTTCAACGGTAGAACCACTTCCGCCGTGGAAAACGAAATCGATATGGTTTTCTTCAACCTTATATTTTTCAGTAATATATTCCTGAGAATTTTTCAGGATTTTTGGAGTGAGCTTTACGTTTCCAGGTTTGTATACACCATGCACGTTCCCGAATGCCGCGGCAATGGTGAACTGGTCGCTTACTTTACTCAATTCTTCGTAGGCATACGCCACTTCTTCAGGTTGTGTATAGAGTTTGGAAGAATCTACATCTGTATTGTCCACACCATCTTCTTCACCTCCGGTAATTCCTAATTCGATTTCCAGAGTCATGCCCATTTTAGACATTCTTTCCAGGTATTTTTTGCAAATCTCCATATTCTCTTCGATAGATTCTTCAGAAAGATCGATCATGTGAGAGCTGTAAAGTGGTTTCCCGTGGAGTTCAAAATGTTTTTCACTGGCATCCAGTAAACCATCGATCCATGGAAGCAATTTTTTTGCGCAGTGATCGGTATGCATGATCACTGTTGCACCATAAGCTTTTGCCATTTCATGCACGTGTTTCGCTCCGGCAACAGCACCCAAAATAGCTGCTTTTTCATTTTCATTAGAAAGCCCTTTCCCAGCGTTGAACTGAGCGCCACCATTAGAAAACTGGATGATAACCGGCGAATTAAGTTCTGCGGCTGTTTCCAGAACCGCGTTGATGCTACTTGAACCAATTACGTTAACTGCCGGAATCGCAAAACCCTTTTCTTTGGCATAATTGAATATTTCCTGTACTTCTTTTCCCGTGGCTACACCAGGTTTAATGTTGTGACTCATAGTTTAAGTTGAATTAGGTTTACAAAAATAGGAAAATAAACTGGCTTAAAAAGGATAATTGATCCCTACATTATATACCGCGTTGTTGAAGTTGTAATCTCTGAACCAGCGATCTCCGGCTGGCAGGGCCGGATTGTAGGTTTTGAAGCCCACATCAAAGCGCAATACGAAGAAATCAAAGTCGTAGCGTATCCCGAAACCAGAACCTACGGCGAGTTCGGTGAGGTCTTTAATCCCGTCAAAAGTATAATCGCTGTATCGAGTATTGTCAAGCACATTCCAGATATTTCCTACATCAACAAATAGTGCTCCCTTAAAAGCTTCGTATAATCCAAACCGATATTCCCCGTTGAAGGCCAGTTTCATATTGGCTTCATTGAACTCCAGCCTGCTGCCGCTACTTCCCGGGCCCAAATCATAGGCCTGCCAGGCACGGTTGTCATTGGGTCCTCCGGCGAAAAAAGTCTTCGAGATCGGGATACTGTTAGAATTTCCATACGGAATGGCAATTCCGCCAAAACCTCTAACGGCGATCACATTTTCGTGCCCCAGGTCCCAGTGTTTGATCAGGTCGATCTCAGTCTTGACATACTGCGAAAAAGCCACACCCATAACTTCTGACTGTCCCTGTTCGTTCTTCTGAAAATTTGCCAGGTCAGACACGGCAGAAAGAATATTCCCGGCCGTTTCAATCTTAAAGCGGAAGCGCGTGAATTCCTGGTCGTACAAACTTTCCTTGGTGTTCCATAAGTACGTGTAATTCGTGGCAAAGATCAGGTTGTTTTGCGTAAGGCGGAATTTTCGCTGTGCAATGTCCACCACATTGAAATATTCTTCTTCGGAAAGACCTAAAACGCCAGGTTGGCCATTCTGGACTACCTGAATGAACTCATCGGCTTCATCAGGGATTTCCAAAACCGGTTCTGCGGAAGTATCATTAAACTGAAAACTGCTGTTCCTGGCCAGATTGTTCAGTTCATCAAAGGAATTTCGGTAAACGTTGAAATAATTGCCAATATTCAGGTTTCGTACGTACTGTATATTCAGCAGGTCCAGGCTGTTAGTGAGTTTCTTGTTTGGCGTCCACTCATAATTCAGAATTCCTGAAAATGTTTGTTTGTCCAACCCGATATTCCGCTGGGAACTGATTCCCAGACTCATGTTGGTAAAGGGGTTGAAGTGCTTCGGAATAAATTTTTCCGTATTGAATGGGAGAAAGATCCTCGGGAAAGACAATTTTGCATCGGCTCCAACTTCAGTTATATCGAAAAACTGGTTTTGATTAGCGCTTTTTGCCGCATCTGCGGAAGAACCAATACTTCCGGTTCCGGAAATTTCAAAGTTTTCAGCCCTTCCGAATAGATTCCGAATCAGAAATGAGCCCCCGAAACCAATTCCGAATTTCTGAATATTACTTTGATAGACATCCAGGTCAAAACCGAGGGAATATTTGGGCTGCGGAGACAGGAAAATGTTACTCACCAGGTCGGTCCCGCTGGAATCGGCCGGGTCTGGAATGAACTGGATATTAGGATATTTAAAATTCCTCAGGGAATTGATACGGTTATAGGTTCGGGTTCTGTCGAGATCGCTGTACACCGAGCCGGGTTTAATGAAAACGGCATCTGTGACTGCCTCAGGTTTGTATTCCATGGCATCGAAAGAATAGATGGAATATCCGTTCACATTTACCGAATCGGCGATGGGTTTGTCCCGGTTGGCATACGTGTAATCTGTAAAAATGTTGACCTTGCTTATTTTGTGAATCTTGAAGGGCTCAGTGACGCTGTCGTTCACACCGTTTCTCCGGTTCTTGATGATGAGAGTGGTGCCAATGCGATGATTAGTGTTTATAGTGTCGGCATCGAAGGAAATGAATTCCTGATCGAAATCATAAACTCCATTGTTTCGGAAAATCTCCGTCAACCGGTCTCTTTCATCATTAAAATCCAGCGTGTTGTATTGCACGCCTTCTTTGATCAGGCTTTCCGCTTCGTGTAACTGGTACAATGAATCAAGTGCGGGTGAAGAAATGAGTGTTTCCAAGCTGTCTATCACGTAAGGTTTGTGCGTGGTGATCGTGTATTCCACGAGGGCTCTTTTGGGTTTTTCGGCAGGAATGATCTTATAATCACCTTCCACGTTGAACCAGCCATTATTCCAATACCAGGACTTCAGTCGTTCCAGAGATTTTTCGGTGTCTTCGCGGCTTACGATCACGGGTTCCTCGCCGGTTCTTTTGATCCATTGGTTGAACTCCAATTTAGAATGCAGGAAGCGCTCGTACTGTTTCTTGGAAAGCAGCCCAATCATGAACCGCTGTTTGGTACTGTCTACAATATATTTTTGATAAAGAATACTATCTATTTTTGGCCGGGCCAGGTTGTAAAAATGCAATCTCAAGGGAATTCCAAGAAATCTCGTGTTTGGTTCCTGGTAAATCTGGTTCAGAATACGTTCTTCGCGAATGCGCTCCCCGTTGGTGATCAGCTCGTTTTCAGTTAAAAGATTCTGGTTTGGCTCCAAACGTTTGACGGCGTTGCATCCAAAGAGCAGAAAAAGAAGGGAAAAAAGTAATATTTTTGCGGGTAGCCGTTTCAAACACAAATATTAAAGCCTCAAAAATACATTTTTTGCATGGTTACCAAAAACCAGATCAAGTTAATAAAAAGCCTTTCTCGTAAAAAAAACCGCGACCAGAATAAATTGTTCGTGGTGGAAGGGACCAAAAGCATCAGCGAATTTCTAAAAGCGGGTTTTAAGCCCCGGCTGTTATTCGCTACTCATCACAACGAGGCCTGGCCGGAACATATTGTAACCGATGAACGGGAACTGCGGAAAATCTCTTTTCTGAAAAACCCTTCCGGAAGTCTGGCGGTATTTGAAATCCCTGAAACATTAGCATTTGAACAAAAAGAGCTTACGTTGGTGCTGGATGGAATTCAGGATCCCGGTAACCTGGGTACGATCATCCGGTTGTGTGACTGGTTCGGTATTGAATTTCTGGTTTGCTCTCGAGATACTGCCGATTGTTTCAACCCGAAAGTGGTTCAATCCAGTATGGGGTCGCTGGCGAGGGTTGAGGTGGTGTATACCGATCTTAAATATTTTCTGCAAGAACAACAGGCGGTTTCTTATGGAGCCTTGCTGGAGGGAGAAAATGTGTATCAAACAGGCCTTTCAGAAAAAGCAGTTCTGGTAATGGGAAATGAAGGAAAGGGGATTAGTCCTGAAATTGCAGAAATCATGGATAAAAAAATTCATATTCCGCAATTCGGTGTAGATCAGGAAACCGAAAGTCTCAATGTAGCTACGGCGACTGCTATTCTATTAAGCGAATTCCGAAGAGGACGGTTTACTGGAAAACAAAATTAAGAAAAACGCCTCGAGACATCATTTTGTCTACGTTACCTGTATAGATACTATTAGGGTCAGCATCCCTGATGAGTTCATCGTTGATCGCGAAAACGCCGCGAAGGGAAGGGCTTAATTTGAAGTAATACAGGTAAAGGTCAATTCCGAAGCCGATCTCATAGTAATAGGAATTGGTGGTCATGCGAAACTGGCCTGCGCTATTATCGTCGGGGTTATTCTCGTTACTGCTGAGGTTGATGGATGTAGAAACACCACCAACCAGGAATGGCCTGAAATTATTCAGCCTGTTCGCGTTGAATTTTACCAGTAGGGGAATGTGCACATAAGTTGAATTGATCTCCCGGTAGGTATTGGCATCAGCTTTGACAGCCTGGTAGCCGCGGGTGTTGAAGCTCACTCCCGGCTCGAGTCTCAGGTCAAAATTATGACTGAGCTTCAGATTTCCTACCAGACCCACATTAAAACCGATTCGTTTTTCTACCCGGAAATCCTGACCGGTCACATAATCCGAGTTATACTCTTTGTAATCAAAATTGAAATCGTAGGTGTTCAACCCCAGGAAATACCCCCATGACCAGCGTTGCTGATCGAAGTTTTGCTGGTTCATAATGCTTTCCCCAGAAAATAGCTGGGCATGCATGGCGTTGAGTCCCGCCAGAAGCAGGAAGATGGTTAAGATTTTTTTCATAGTATTACTTTGAAGCAATATATATGGTTGATACGCCAAATGTTTGGGGCAAATCTTTTATATCTATAAACCCGGTTTTCTGTAAAATATTGTTGAAGGCCTCACCGTAGGGAAAATTTGCGGCACTTTCACTAAGATACGAATAGGCATCTTTATCTTTTGAAAATAGTTTTCCGATTAATGGCAGGATCGCCCCGGAATAGACCTGGTAACCCTGTTTGAACGGAAATTTAGTAGGAACGGAGGTCTCCAGAACCACGAAAATTCCACCTGGCTTCAGAACGCGCTGAATCTCAGAAAGACCTTTTTCAAGATCTTCAAAATTTCTAACGCCAAAAGCCACAGTGATGGCATCAAAAGAATCATTTTCGAATGGCAAAGCTTCCGAATCTCCCTGAACCATTTCTATACGACTATCGAGGTCTTTTCGGTCAATCTTTTTCCTTCCTTCCCGAAGCATCCCTTCGGAAAGATCCAGACCAATGATCTTTGGTGCATTGGTCTCTTCAGCCATTTGAATGGCAAGGTCACCAGTACCTGTCGCGATATCCAGAATGGTTTCGGGTTTGGTAGCTGCCACTGCCTGCACCACCTTCTTTCTCCATGAAACATCTGTTCCCAGGGAAATAACACGGTTCAAACCATCGTAATTTCCCGAAATATTATCGAACATCTGTTCTACCTGCTTCTTCTTGGTAAGCTCAGAATCCTTATAAGGGGTTACCTTTTTACCCATATAAAAAATTTGCTTCAAAGATAACCGATAAAGCCGAATTTGCTCATTTTTCTCCCATTTTTTGGGAGTAACGCCTTAATTTTTACTTATTTTGAAATAACGTAACTTTGTTTCACAGAAACCTGTTCCAAGTTTATGAAGATAATTATCGCCGGTGCTGGTGAAGTAGGATTTCATTTGGCAAAACTGCTCTCTTTTGAATCGCAGGATATTACATTGATTGATCCCAATAAAGACAATCTTAGTTACGCCGATACTCACCTCGACATCAGAACCATCAAAGGCGATGCCTCCTCGATCAAAATTCTGAAAGATGCGCAGGTGAAATACTGTGATATGGTGATTAGTGTCACCTCAAGTGAGGCCGTGAATATCACGGTTTGTGTACTGGCCAAGCAACTTGGGGCTAAAAGAACGATCGCAAGGATCTCCAATACCGAATATCTCGAAAATCAAAGTGAAGTTGGGTTTACCCGCTTCGGAATAGATGAACTTATTTCTCCGGAAGCCCTCGCCAGCCGAGAGATCGAGTTACTCTTGAACCAGTCGGCATTCAATGATTCTTATGAATTTGAAGAAGGAGCGTTGACGATGATAGGTGTAAGTCTCTCCAGAACAGCAACCTTCGTGGGCAAAAGCGTGAAAGAAGCGGCGCAGATTTTCCCGGAACTGAATTTTGTTCCCATAGCCATTCAGCGATTTGGAACTCAGTACACCCTGATTCCTCGCGGAGATACGCAGTTCAAAGAGGGCGACCAGGTCTATTTTACCACGCTGAAGAACGGGGTGGAGGAATTGTATAAACTCACTGGAAAGGTTAAACAGGAGATCAAAAATGTAATGGTTCTCGGCGGAAGTAAGATTGGCCGAAAAACCGCTCAGATGCTTTGCGAAAATAATTTTCGTGTAAAACTGGTGGAAAAAGACCGGGAAAAGGCCTATGATCTGGCAGATGAACTACTGCGAACCTTGGTGATTAATGGTGATGGCCGCAACGTGGAGCTGCTGGAAGAAGAAAATATCCATGATATGGATGCTTTTATTGCTGTGACGGGAAATTCAGAAACCAATATCATGTCCTGCCTGGTGGCTAAATCCAAAGGTGTAAAAAAGACCATTGCCCTGGTCGAGAATATGGATTATTTTCAGTTAAGTCATTCCATAGGGATCGATACGCTCATCAATAAAAAACTACTTGCAGCCAATAATATTTTCCGTTATGTACGGAAAGGGGAGGTGGTCGCGATGACCAAACTCAATAATATGAATGCCGAATTGCTGGAGTTTATCGTAAAACCAGAATCACAGGTGGCCAATAAACGAATAAAAGACCTGGACTTTCCAAGATCAGCGATCATCGGCGGAATTGTTCGCAACGGCAAAGGCCTGATCGCATTGGGGGATTTCCTGGTGCAGGCCGGCGATCGCGTGGTGGTATGCTGCCTGCCACGTTCTATTAATAAAGTAGAAAAACTCTTCCTTTAATGCCAAGGCTGAACTATAAGATCATACTGCATGTCATGGGGCTTTTGCTCCTTTGTAACGGTGGTTTCATGCTGCTATCTTCGCTAGTGAGCTTGATTTACAATGATGGCGTCACTCTTGAAATTTCCATGGCAGCGCTGATCACCCTGTTTTGCGGAACCCTTTTCATGTTTACCACCAGAGGACATAGCAAGGAGGTGAAAATTCGGGAAGGATATATTATTGTAACCTTCGGATGGATTTTTATGGCGCTTAGCGGAACCTTGCCCTACGTGATCAGTCAGTCGATTCCCGGGTTTACGAATGCTTTTTTTGAGACTATGTCTGGCTACACCACAACCGGTGCATCTATTCTGAATGATATTGAAGTGATCCCGGAAGGAATTCTTTTCTGGAGAAGTTTAACACACTGGATAGGCGGAATGGGAATCATCGTGCTCGCCATCGCTATCCTGCCGTTACTGGGAATTGGCGGGATGCAGCTGT contains the following coding sequences:
- the trkA gene encoding Trk system potassium transporter TrkA, which encodes MKIIIAGAGEVGFHLAKLLSFESQDITLIDPNKDNLSYADTHLDIRTIKGDASSIKILKDAQVKYCDMVISVTSSEAVNITVCVLAKQLGAKRTIARISNTEYLENQSEVGFTRFGIDELISPEALASREIELLLNQSAFNDSYEFEEGALTMIGVSLSRTATFVGKSVKEAAQIFPELNFVPIAIQRFGTQYTLIPRGDTQFKEGDQVYFTTLKNGVEELYKLTGKVKQEIKNVMVLGGSKIGRKTAQMLCENNFRVKLVEKDREKAYDLADELLRTLVINGDGRNVELLEEENIHDMDAFIAVTGNSETNIMSCLVAKSKGVKKTIALVENMDYFQLSHSIGIDTLINKKLLAANNIFRYVRKGEVVAMTKLNNMNAELLEFIVKPESQVANKRIKDLDFPRSAIIGGIVRNGKGLIALGDFLVQAGDRVVVCCLPRSINKVEKLFL
- a CDS encoding porin family protein; this encodes MKKILTIFLLLAGLNAMHAQLFSGESIMNQQNFDQQRWSWGYFLGLNTYDFNFDYKEYNSDYVTGQDFRVEKRIGFNVGLVGNLKLSHNFDLRLEPGVSFNTRGYQAVKADANTYREINSTYVHIPLLVKFNANRLNNFRPFLVGGVSTSINLSSNENNPDDNSAGQFRMTTNSYYYEIGFGIDLYLYYFKLSPSLRGVFAINDELIRDADPNSIYTGNVDKMMSRGVFLNFVFQ
- the ubiE gene encoding bifunctional demethylmenaquinone methyltransferase/2-methoxy-6-polyprenyl-1,4-benzoquinol methylase UbiE — its product is MGKKVTPYKDSELTKKKQVEQMFDNISGNYDGLNRVISLGTDVSWRKKVVQAVAATKPETILDIATGTGDLAIQMAEETNAPKIIGLDLSEGMLREGRKKIDRKDLDSRIEMVQGDSEALPFENDSFDAITVAFGVRNFEDLEKGLSEIQRVLKPGGIFVVLETSVPTKFPFKQGYQVYSGAILPLIGKLFSKDKDAYSYLSESAANFPYGEAFNNILQKTGFIDIKDLPQTFGVSTIYIASK
- a CDS encoding TrmH family RNA methyltransferase, which produces MVTKNQIKLIKSLSRKKNRDQNKLFVVEGTKSISEFLKAGFKPRLLFATHHNEAWPEHIVTDERELRKISFLKNPSGSLAVFEIPETLAFEQKELTLVLDGIQDPGNLGTIIRLCDWFGIEFLVCSRDTADCFNPKVVQSSMGSLARVEVVYTDLKYFLQEQQAVSYGALLEGENVYQTGLSEKAVLVMGNEGKGISPEIAEIMDKKIHIPQFGVDQETESLNVATATAILLSEFRRGRFTGKQN
- the fbaA gene encoding class II fructose-bisphosphate aldolase is translated as MSHNIKPGVATGKEVQEIFNYAKEKGFAIPAVNVIGSSSINAVLETAAELNSPVIIQFSNGGAQFNAGKGLSNENEKAAILGAVAGAKHVHEMAKAYGATVIMHTDHCAKKLLPWIDGLLDASEKHFELHGKPLYSSHMIDLSEESIEENMEICKKYLERMSKMGMTLEIELGITGGEEDGVDNTDVDSSKLYTQPEEVAYAYEELSKVSDQFTIAAAFGNVHGVYKPGNVKLTPKILKNSQEYITEKYKVEENHIDFVFHGGSGSTVEEIREAIGYGVIKMNIDTDLQYAYLEGIRDYMGSKKDYLAAQIGNPDGEDVPNKKYYDPRKWVREGELTFKARLKKAFEDLNNVNTL
- a CDS encoding BamA/TamA family outer membrane protein, translated to MEPNQNLLTENELITNGERIREERILNQIYQEPNTRFLGIPLRLHFYNLARPKIDSILYQKYIVDSTKQRFMIGLLSKKQYERFLHSKLEFNQWIKRTGEEPVIVSREDTEKSLERLKSWYWNNGWFNVEGDYKIIPAEKPKRALVEYTITTHKPYVIDSLETLISSPALDSLYQLHEAESLIKEGVQYNTLDFNDERDRLTEIFRNNGVYDFDQEFISFDADTINTNHRIGTTLIIKNRRNGVNDSVTEPFKIHKISKVNIFTDYTYANRDKPIADSVNVNGYSIYSFDAMEYKPEAVTDAVFIKPGSVYSDLDRTRTYNRINSLRNFKYPNIQFIPDPADSSGTDLVSNIFLSPQPKYSLGFDLDVYQSNIQKFGIGFGGSFLIRNLFGRAENFEISGTGSIGSSADAAKSANQNQFFDITEVGADAKLSFPRIFLPFNTEKFIPKHFNPFTNMSLGISSQRNIGLDKQTFSGILNYEWTPNKKLTNSLDLLNIQYVRNLNIGNYFNVYRNSFDELNNLARNSSFQFNDTSAEPVLEIPDEADEFIQVVQNGQPGVLGLSEEEYFNVVDIAQRKFRLTQNNLIFATNYTYLWNTKESLYDQEFTRFRFKIETAGNILSAVSDLANFQKNEQGQSEVMGVAFSQYVKTEIDLIKHWDLGHENVIAVRGFGGIAIPYGNSNSIPISKTFFAGGPNDNRAWQAYDLGPGSSGSRLEFNEANMKLAFNGEYRFGLYEAFKGALFVDVGNIWNVLDNTRYSDYTFDGIKDLTELAVGSGFGIRYDFDFFVLRFDVGFKTYNPALPAGDRWFRDYNFNNAVYNVGINYPF